The genomic DNA GCCAAGGCACCCTTTGGCAGGGCATCAGCATGCAGGTCGGCAAGAATCGCCTGTGCGTCGTAGTGGGCTTCGACAACCTTCACCACGCAGAGATCGCGGGCGGCGATGTCGGCCAGCGCACGCCAGCGATCCAACGTGTTTCCACGTCCTGGCAACGGCAAGGCAGGCAGGCGAGCCAAGACCTCACGTGCGCCGGCATCCAGCGCGGGCGATGCATGCTCTGAAAGCTGGTCCATCAGGGCGTCAGGATCACCTTGCGGCAGTCCTCCTCCTTGCGATCGAAGATCTCATAGCCGCGCACGGCGTCCTCCAGCGAGAGCCGGTGGCTGATGATCACGCCAGGATCAAGCGCACCTTCGCCGATGTAGTCCAGCAGTTCGGGCATCAATCCCTGTACATGCGTCTGACCCATCTTGAACGTCAGCCCCTTGTCGAAGGCATCGCCCAGCAGGAAGCCGTGCAGGTAACCCGCATAGACACCCGGAATGCTGACCGTGCCGCAGCGCCGGGTAGCCGCAATGCACTGACGGATCGCCACACCACTGCTGCCTTCCACCTTCAACGTGGTGAGCGCGGTCTCCAGCGCGCTGCCCTCCGCCTCGAAACCGACGGCCTCGATGGACGCATCCACACCACGTCCGTTGGTCTGGGTGATGATGTACTCGGCAGGATCTTCGATCTTGCTGAAGTCGACCGGCGTTACCCCGTAGGTGCTTTCGGCGAAGGCCAGGCGATACGCAAGGTGATCCACCATGAAGATGGTCTCCGCGCCCAGCAGGCGGCAGCAGGCAGCCGCCATCAGCCCCACCGGCCCGGCACCGAAGATCGCGACCGTCGAGCCGGGCTTGACGCCGGCGTTGATGGCGGCCTGATAGCCGGTTGGCAGGATGTCGGACAAGAACAGCACCTGCTCGTCCGCGAGCACGTCCGGTATGCGCAGCGGCCCCACATTGGCCTTGGGTACCCGCACATACTCTGCTTGGCCGCCGGACACGCCACCGTACAGATGGCTGTAGCCGAACAACGCCGCCGGCGGGCGGATGCCCTTCTGGTTGAGTGCCGCGCCCTTGCCGGTGTTGGTGGTCTCGCAGGCGGCATGCTCGGACAACATGCAATGGAAGCACTGCCCGCACGCAATCACGAAAGGCACCACCACGCGGTCACCCGGTCGCAGGTCGGTCACCTCGCTGCCCACCGCTTCGACAATGCCCATGAACTCATGACCCAGGACGTCGCCGGCGTGCAGGTCGGGAATCTTGCCGCGGTACAGATGCAGGTCCGAGCCGCAGATGGCGGTCGCCGTCACCCGGAGGATGAGGTCATCGGGTGCTGCGATGGTCGGATCGGGTACGGTCTCTACCCGTACATCCTTGCTGCCGTGGTAGGTCAATGCACGCATGGTCCGGCTCCTTGAAGATCGTTGCACCCAGTGATACCTGCCAGCCCATGGGTGAACGGTGACCAGGATGTGCGTGCGGCGTGCATGCGCGCGGTTCAGGCCTTGGCCCGTAGCGGGCCAGGGTCGCCGACGCGCCCCCGGTAACGCCCGCCGCTACGCGCGGCGGGCGTTTCAGTACGCGGATCAGGGCCAGCTGATCCCCACTTCCGGCGTTGTCTCAAGGATGCCGTCGATGCCACAGGGCAGGCCCACATTGGAGTCCAATTTCCCCGTCAGGCTGAGCCGCCCGCCGATCAACGTGCCGTCAAGCGTCCCGGAGCAGTAGACCCCAAACGGCCCGTTGACCCTGACATCGCGGATCTCGAGGGTCGTGGCTGATGTTGGCAGCACAGCCCAGCTTCCGCTGCCCCTTATGACCGCGCACCCCCGTGATGTGCCGGAGAACTCGGAGACATCTCCGTCGATCTTCCCGGCTCCTGCCGGATCGATGTCACCAAACAAGGTGACAGAACAGGTGCCGGAATACGGTCCTGCCGAGAGCTTGATGGCGCCCATTCCTTCAAAAACCGAATCAACCGGCGTCAGTCCGCTGGCGTGCGCGATACCGCTGGCCAGCAGCCCAACGGCAACCAGCGACATGCCGAGGTGATGCATTCCCATGACTTTCATATGCGTGCGTCCTGCCCGGTGCGCCGGGCCTGCGTGCAGACGGTGCGTCTGCGGCAGCGCCATCGCATGGATGACGCTGCCAAAGGCGTTTTCACACGCTTCGCCTCCGCTGCACTTTGATCCGCGTCGCATTGAGTCGACG from Stenotrophomonas sp. 169 includes the following:
- a CDS encoding zinc-dependent alcohol dehydrogenase, with product MRALTYHGSKDVRVETVPDPTIAAPDDLILRVTATAICGSDLHLYRGKIPDLHAGDVLGHEFMGIVEAVGSEVTDLRPGDRVVVPFVIACGQCFHCMLSEHAACETTNTGKGAALNQKGIRPPAALFGYSHLYGGVSGGQAEYVRVPKANVGPLRIPDVLADEQVLFLSDILPTGYQAAINAGVKPGSTVAIFGAGPVGLMAAACCRLLGAETIFMVDHLAYRLAFAESTYGVTPVDFSKIEDPAEYIITQTNGRGVDASIEAVGFEAEGSALETALTTLKVEGSSGVAIRQCIAATRRCGTVSIPGVYAGYLHGFLLGDAFDKGLTFKMGQTHVQGLMPELLDYIGEGALDPGVIISHRLSLEDAVRGYEIFDRKEEDCRKVILTP